In one Steroidobacteraceae bacterium genomic region, the following are encoded:
- a CDS encoding EAL domain-containing protein has product MSTTSPDDPADFAASDVLAPENWPVRRHSAGAIGLDARGTKLIVDLQNLEASKRDSVLAGCVEDLLETSGCDACCIALLDPEAAVLATLHTARNGLNPCDPDELQGQEYALLPWLKQRSEHLRLSEFLDTSTPRREQLTDARRLAAARIAAALFVTVQVQGRPAALIGLCESLPKGSFSVHRRLLLKLAGASLGAGLARLALETRLQRVEERELLAQAAANDGLWDFDVELNRTFFSPRWKQMLGYDESESASLDWRGLVHPDDIGRVQSGIREHIAGESPMFDSVHRMRHRNGEWRWVASRAKARLDEHGRLLRLVGVELDITERRIYEEALFREKESAQITLQSIGDGVITTDAHSVIDYVNPVAEQLTGWRLEDAMGRPVDEVFRAFHEETCEPLENPLTTSIRRSRPAKSVRPMLLIRRDGNELYVESTAAPIRDGAGQVAGGVLVFHDVSESRELNRRLSYHASHDLLTGLVNRREFENRLERALKSARARESSYALCYIDIDQFKIVNDSCGHSAGDSLLGQVGALLKAKVRWRDTLARLGGDEFGVLLESCSLDEAMRTAENLREAVRNFRFTWEDRVFRLGASIGVVPITADNEDVASIVSAADSACAAAKEAGRNRVHSFAENDIELMRRRREMQWAARINTALEEGRFELFRMPIQPLQGPAVGLHYELLLRMRDENGRIIAPDNFIAAAERYGITPNIDRWVIENALRWLVSEADEREKLAMCSINLSGQSLGDDKFLPFVIEQFRRSGIDANKICFEITETAAVASFSQANRFIQALKELGCRFALDDFGTGLSSFGYLKHFPVDFLKIDGSFVREILHDPIDREMVRSINEIGHLTGKQTIAEFAENAEIIQMLTSLGVDYAQGYGVAQPQRVLKAVSA; this is encoded by the coding sequence ATGTCCACGACGTCTCCAGACGATCCAGCCGATTTCGCGGCCTCCGACGTGTTGGCGCCGGAGAACTGGCCGGTGCGCCGCCACAGTGCGGGCGCCATCGGGCTCGATGCACGCGGCACCAAGCTGATCGTCGACCTGCAGAATCTCGAGGCGTCGAAGCGCGATAGCGTTCTTGCCGGTTGCGTCGAGGATTTGCTCGAGACGAGCGGCTGCGACGCCTGCTGCATCGCCTTGCTCGACCCGGAGGCTGCGGTGCTGGCGACGCTCCATACCGCGCGCAACGGACTCAATCCCTGTGATCCGGATGAATTGCAGGGCCAGGAGTATGCGCTGCTGCCCTGGTTGAAGCAGCGCAGTGAGCACCTGCGCCTGTCCGAATTCCTCGACACGAGCACGCCGCGGCGCGAGCAACTCACCGACGCCCGACGTCTCGCCGCCGCGCGCATCGCGGCTGCATTGTTCGTTACCGTGCAGGTGCAGGGTCGGCCGGCAGCGTTGATCGGGCTGTGCGAGTCACTGCCAAAGGGATCCTTCAGCGTGCATCGTCGGCTGCTGCTTAAGCTTGCGGGTGCATCGCTCGGTGCCGGCCTGGCAAGACTTGCGCTCGAAACGAGGTTGCAGCGGGTGGAAGAGCGCGAGTTGCTCGCCCAGGCGGCTGCCAACGACGGGCTCTGGGACTTTGACGTTGAATTGAACCGTACGTTTTTTTCACCGCGCTGGAAGCAGATGCTCGGCTATGACGAGTCGGAGAGCGCATCGCTCGACTGGCGTGGACTCGTGCATCCTGACGACATCGGTCGCGTTCAGTCCGGTATCCGCGAGCACATCGCCGGCGAATCGCCAATGTTCGACAGCGTACATCGCATGAGGCATCGCAATGGCGAATGGCGCTGGGTCGCGAGCCGGGCAAAAGCGCGCCTCGACGAGCATGGCCGGTTGCTGCGCCTGGTGGGCGTCGAACTCGATATAACGGAACGGCGCATCTACGAGGAAGCGCTGTTTCGCGAAAAGGAGAGTGCGCAGATCACTCTGCAGTCGATCGGCGACGGCGTCATCACCACCGACGCTCATTCCGTGATCGACTACGTGAATCCGGTGGCCGAGCAACTGACCGGCTGGCGCCTCGAGGACGCAATGGGCCGGCCCGTCGACGAGGTGTTTCGAGCTTTTCACGAAGAGACCTGCGAGCCGCTGGAAAATCCACTGACGACGTCGATCCGACGCAGTCGACCCGCCAAGTCCGTGCGACCGATGCTACTCATCCGTCGCGACGGCAACGAGCTTTACGTTGAGAGCACCGCGGCGCCGATTCGCGATGGCGCCGGTCAGGTCGCAGGCGGCGTGCTCGTCTTCCACGACGTCAGCGAATCGCGCGAATTGAATCGCCGGTTGTCCTATCACGCCAGCCACGATCTGCTCACAGGGCTCGTCAATCGGCGTGAGTTCGAGAATCGCCTGGAGCGCGCGCTGAAGAGCGCCCGCGCGCGCGAGTCATCCTACGCCCTGTGCTATATCGATATCGATCAGTTCAAGATCGTCAACGACAGCTGCGGACACAGCGCGGGCGACAGTCTGCTCGGGCAGGTTGGCGCCTTGTTGAAGGCCAAGGTGCGGTGGCGCGACACGCTTGCACGCCTCGGCGGAGATGAATTCGGCGTGCTGCTCGAGAGCTGTTCACTCGATGAGGCCATGCGCACCGCAGAGAACCTGCGCGAGGCGGTTCGCAATTTCCGCTTCACCTGGGAAGATCGCGTGTTCAGGCTGGGCGCGAGCATCGGCGTGGTACCGATCACCGCAGACAACGAGGACGTGGCGTCAATCGTTTCGGCCGCCGACAGTGCCTGTGCCGCGGCCAAGGAAGCCGGACGCAATCGGGTGCACAGCTTTGCCGAGAATGACATCGAGTTGATGCGCAGACGCCGTGAGATGCAATGGGCTGCGCGTATCAATACCGCGCTCGAGGAGGGCCGGTTCGAGCTGTTCCGCATGCCGATCCAGCCGCTTCAGGGTCCGGCCGTGGGCTTGCACTATGAGCTGTTGCTGCGCATGCGCGACGAAAACGGTCGCATCATCGCACCTGACAATTTCATCGCTGCGGCGGAGCGTTATGGCATCACGCCCAATATCGACCGCTGGGTCATTGAAAATGCCTTGCGCTGGCTGGTCTCGGAGGCGGATGAGCGCGAAAAGCTTGCGATGTGCTCGATCAACCTGTCCGGGCAGAGCCTGGGCGACGACAAGTTTCTGCCATTTGTCATCGAGCAATTCCGCCGCAGTGGAATCGATGCCAACAAGATCTGTTTCGAGATCACGGAAACGGCTGCGGTGGCGAGCTTCTCGCAGGCCAACCGCTTCATCCAGGCGCTCAAGGAGCTCGGCTGCCGCTTTGCGCTCGATGATTTCGGTACGGGTCTTTCCTCGTTCGGCTATCTAAAGCACTTCCCGGTCGATTTCCTCAAGATCGACGGCAGTTTCGTGCGCGAGATCCTGCACGACCCGATCGACCGCGAAATGGTCCGTTCGATCAACGAAATCGGTCATCTTACCGGCAAGCAGACGATCGCCGAATTTGCCGAGAACGCCGAGATCATACAGATGCTCACCAGCCTCGGCGTCGACTACGCGCAGGGCTATGGCGTGGCACAGCCGCAGCGTGTGCTGAAGGCCGTCAGCGCCTGA
- the nadC gene encoding carboxylating nicotinate-nucleotide diphosphorylase has protein sequence MKPDAAEIRRQVAAALAEDIGGGDLTAALVPVDQQARAHVVAREDAVICGQAWFECAFRELDANTKFTWFCPEGGQVRADGRVATVQGQARALLSAERCALNFLQTLSGTATVTAKYVAAMDNDHCRLLDTRKTIPGLRHAQKYATKVGGAHNHRMGLYDMVLIKENHIMAAGGISQAVTLARRTAGAARIEVEVENLAELRNALAAEPDIIMLDEFSLAEMREAVALNRQRATPVPLEASGSIDLHNIAEVAATGVDYVSVGAITKHLRAIDLSMRFEFGGG, from the coding sequence ATGAAACCGGACGCGGCGGAAATACGTCGGCAGGTTGCAGCCGCCTTGGCCGAGGACATTGGTGGCGGCGATCTCACCGCAGCGCTGGTTCCCGTCGACCAGCAAGCCAGGGCACATGTGGTGGCGCGTGAGGATGCGGTAATCTGCGGTCAAGCGTGGTTCGAGTGCGCATTTCGCGAACTCGATGCGAATACGAAATTCACATGGTTCTGCCCCGAGGGCGGTCAGGTTCGCGCCGACGGGCGGGTGGCAACTGTCCAAGGCCAAGCCCGGGCCCTCCTGAGCGCCGAGCGCTGCGCGCTCAATTTCCTGCAGACACTGTCCGGCACCGCAACCGTTACAGCGAAATATGTTGCGGCGATGGACAATGACCATTGCCGACTCCTTGACACCCGCAAGACCATCCCGGGCCTGCGACATGCGCAGAAGTACGCTACCAAGGTCGGTGGCGCGCACAATCACCGCATGGGCCTTTATGACATGGTGCTGATCAAGGAAAACCACATCATGGCGGCGGGCGGAATCTCCCAGGCCGTTACATTGGCGCGACGCACGGCAGGCGCAGCCCGGATCGAAGTGGAAGTCGAAAATCTCGCAGAACTCAGGAACGCCCTCGCGGCAGAGCCCGACATCATCATGCTCGACGAATTTTCGCTCGCCGAGATGCGCGAGGCGGTCGCGCTCAACCGGCAACGCGCGACGCCCGTGCCGCTCGAAGCCTCCGGCAGCATCGATTTGCACAATATCGCCGAAGTTGCAGCCACAGGGGTCGATTATGTATCGGTCGGCGCCATCACCAAGCACCTGCGGGCCATCGATCTGTCGATGCGCTTCGAATTCGGCGGCGGCTAG
- a CDS encoding urate hydroxylase PuuD gives MNPLNSIKGTLITGFILAILVLVWVGGGNFQELSLARWFHILAGITWIGLLYYFNFVQTPALASAAADKGGPGGAGISKYVAPLALRWFRYAALLTWLTGAWYLGRAGWFADAFLLRSDRLIIGIGAWLGTIMLFNVWVLIWPNQKKILGIVPATDEQKAAARKVAAMASRTNTALSIPMLLCMGSSAHGLPFFGG, from the coding sequence ATGAATCCGCTTAACAGTATCAAGGGCACGTTGATTACGGGCTTCATACTCGCAATTCTCGTGTTGGTTTGGGTCGGCGGCGGCAATTTCCAGGAACTTTCGCTGGCGCGATGGTTTCACATCCTGGCGGGCATTACCTGGATTGGATTGCTGTATTACTTCAATTTCGTGCAGACACCCGCTCTTGCGAGCGCCGCCGCGGACAAAGGCGGCCCGGGCGGTGCCGGCATCAGCAAGTACGTCGCACCGCTTGCATTGCGCTGGTTCCGCTACGCAGCGCTGCTCACGTGGTTGACGGGCGCCTGGTACCTGGGGCGCGCTGGCTGGTTTGCCGATGCCTTCCTGCTGCGCAGCGATCGCTTGATCATCGGCATCGGCGCCTGGCTCGGCACGATCATGTTGTTCAATGTCTGGGTATTGATCTGGCCGAACCAGAAGAAAATTCTCGGCATCGTCCCCGCGACCGATGAGCAAAAGGCGGCAGCGCGCAAGGTTGCTGCAATGGCCTCCCGCACCAATACAGCCCTCTCCATTCCGATGCTGTTGTGCATGGGAAGTTCAGCGCATGGATTGCCATTCTTCGGCGGTTGA
- a CDS encoding DUF1289 domain-containing protein, whose amino-acid sequence MPSRPVSPCVNVCVIGQDGYCNGCRRTLEEIARWASMTALQQWETIRSLEERWALARERPEFLPGQTG is encoded by the coding sequence ATGCCGAGCCGGCCTGTTTCCCCATGCGTCAATGTCTGTGTCATCGGTCAGGACGGCTACTGCAATGGCTGCCGACGTACGCTCGAGGAAATCGCCCGCTGGGCGTCGATGACGGCTTTGCAGCAATGGGAAACCATACGCTCGCTGGAGGAGCGCTGGGCACTGGCAAGGGAACGCCCAGAGTTTCTGCCTGGTCAAACAGGATGA
- the grxD gene encoding Grx4 family monothiol glutaredoxin, translated as MAEVNERIREHLAAAPVVLFMKGTPDFPQCGFSAQTVAALRSCGSDFHAVNIFEDPELRDALKQYSRWPTYPQLYVKGELIGGCDIALEMYRSGELRQLLEDAGAANAA; from the coding sequence ATGGCAGAGGTCAATGAAAGAATTCGCGAGCACCTGGCGGCGGCGCCGGTGGTGTTGTTCATGAAGGGTACGCCCGATTTTCCGCAATGTGGCTTCTCGGCCCAGACAGTGGCCGCCTTGCGTTCCTGCGGCAGTGATTTTCACGCGGTCAATATTTTCGAAGATCCGGAATTGCGCGACGCACTGAAGCAGTACTCCAGGTGGCCCACCTATCCGCAGCTTTACGTCAAAGGTGAGTTGATCGGCGGCTGTGATATCGCGCTCGAGATGTATCGTAGTGGCGAGCTGAGGCAGCTCCTCGAAGATGCCGGTGCTGCGAACGCAGCCTGA
- the rnt gene encoding ribonuclease T, which translates to MARRFRGFLPVIVDVETGGFNCATDALLEIAAVFVVIDGDGRLQRHDTHCYQVQAFAGSVISPQALAVNGIDPDHPLRPALPERDALQRIFRVVRERIRAESCRRAILVGHNAAFDLGFLNAAVQRCGIKRNPFHPFSSFDTATLAGAALGQTVLAKAVQVAGIDWESDAAHSASYDAERTAELFCTICNDCRSSYEAAHRRAISLGWQDQVTASADSDEPTDRPAND; encoded by the coding sequence ATGGCCCGTCGTTTTCGCGGCTTCCTGCCGGTGATCGTCGATGTCGAGACCGGTGGTTTCAACTGTGCAACCGACGCGCTGCTGGAAATAGCGGCGGTATTCGTCGTCATCGATGGCGATGGGCGGCTGCAACGCCATGACACCCATTGCTACCAGGTCCAGGCATTCGCCGGATCGGTGATCTCTCCCCAGGCCCTTGCCGTCAACGGCATCGACCCGGATCATCCGCTACGTCCTGCGCTGCCGGAGCGAGACGCACTGCAGCGCATTTTTCGTGTGGTCCGGGAGCGAATCCGCGCCGAATCCTGCCGGCGGGCCATCCTGGTTGGTCACAATGCTGCATTCGATCTGGGGTTTCTGAACGCTGCCGTGCAGCGCTGCGGCATCAAGCGCAATCCGTTTCATCCATTCTCGAGTTTCGATACGGCGACCCTGGCTGGAGCCGCACTCGGCCAGACCGTGCTCGCCAAGGCCGTGCAGGTTGCTGGCATCGACTGGGAAAGCGATGCAGCGCACTCGGCCAGCTACGACGCAGAGCGCACGGCCGAGCTTTTCTGCACGATATGCAATGACTGCCGGAGCAGCTACGAGGCAGCGCACCGCCGCGCCATCTCGCTCGGCTGGCAGGACCAGGTCACCGCGTCTGCGGACAGCGACGAGCCGACCGACCGGCCCGCGAACGACTAG
- the pyrC gene encoding dihydroorotase, translated as MQRLELRQPDDWHVHLRDEDILVAVAPLTARQFRRALVMPNLAPPVTTTAAAMAYRQRILAAVPSGFSFEPLMTLYLTDQTAPAEIERAALSKVVMACKLYPAGATTHSDAGVTEIHRLDTVFACMAEHGMVLSVHGEVVDKDVDIFDREERFIERTLAPLCERHPRLKVVFEHITTAAAVRFIKRARPGVAATLTPQHLLLNRNDMLVGGIRPHLYCLPILKTENDRNHLLGAATSDDARFFAGTDSAPHSRHSKESACGCAGVFSAHAAVELYATAFEQAGALDRLEAFLAERGADFYGVPRNTGQIVLERGDWVMDTQISAGKDCLIPYGAGQTLGWRLKRGD; from the coding sequence ATGCAGCGGCTCGAGCTGAGGCAACCCGACGACTGGCATGTCCATCTGCGCGACGAGGACATACTTGTCGCCGTCGCGCCGCTGACTGCCCGGCAGTTCCGGCGAGCGCTGGTGATGCCAAACCTCGCGCCTCCCGTGACAACAACAGCGGCGGCAATGGCGTACCGGCAGCGCATACTCGCGGCTGTCCCTTCCGGCTTTTCCTTCGAACCCTTGATGACACTTTATCTGACCGACCAGACCGCGCCAGCAGAAATCGAGCGCGCGGCGCTGAGCAAGGTGGTCATGGCCTGCAAGCTCTACCCGGCCGGTGCAACCACGCACTCGGACGCCGGGGTCACCGAGATTCACCGGCTCGACACCGTTTTTGCCTGCATGGCCGAACATGGCATGGTGCTATCGGTGCATGGCGAGGTGGTCGACAAGGACGTCGATATCTTCGACCGCGAGGAGCGCTTCATCGAGCGGACGCTTGCGCCACTTTGCGAGCGCCACCCGCGGCTGAAAGTGGTGTTCGAGCACATTACCACCGCGGCCGCAGTCCGTTTCATCAAGCGTGCGCGCCCCGGTGTCGCCGCGACCCTGACACCGCAGCACCTGTTGCTCAACCGCAATGACATGCTGGTCGGTGGCATCCGCCCACACCTGTACTGCCTGCCCATTTTGAAGACCGAGAACGATCGCAATCACTTGCTGGGCGCCGCGACCAGCGACGATGCGCGGTTCTTCGCCGGTACCGACAGCGCACCGCATTCGCGCCATAGCAAGGAATCAGCCTGCGGATGTGCAGGAGTTTTTTCGGCACATGCCGCGGTTGAGCTCTACGCCACGGCGTTCGAACAGGCGGGCGCGCTGGATCGCCTGGAGGCTTTTCTCGCGGAACGGGGCGCCGATTTCTATGGCGTGCCTCGCAATACCGGGCAAATCGTGCTCGAGCGAGGCGACTGGGTCATGGACACTCAGATCAGCGCGGGCAAGGATTGCCTGATTCCCTATGGCGCCGGACAGACACTGGGCTGGCGGCTCAAGCGCGGTGACTGA
- the aceE gene encoding pyruvate dehydrogenase (acetyl-transferring), homodimeric type, whose translation MSNSTEPDDLDPVETEEWIESIDSVLKAHGPARAHFLLERLIDHARRSGTYLPFKPNTAYLNTVAVGQEPDYPGNRALERRLEAYLRWNAMAMVVQANRISSEYGGHISTYASAATLYEVGFNHFWRAPSANHPGDMIFIQGHAAPGIYSRAYLEGRLTEEQLRHFRQEVDGEGLSSYPHPWLMPGFWQFPTVSMGLGPMMAIFQARFQRYLENRGLVPASNRRVWAFLGDGEMDEPESMGALTMPVREQLDNLIFVINCNLQRLDGPVRGNGKIIQELEAAFLGAGWNVVKVLWGSRWDPLLARDHQGLLRRVMEDCVDGEYQNFKAKGGAYTREHFFGKYPELKAMVANMSDDEIWRLNRGGHDARKVFAAYSAAVNHRGRPTVILAKTVKGFGLGKAGEGQMVTHQQKKLSDEDLRAFRDRFNIPVSDEDLTRLPFCRPETGSPELIYLQGRRKALGGFLPSRLSTVAPLTVPGIEVFKALLEGTGEREISTTMAFVRLLTTLLKDKNIGSHIVPIVPDEARTFGMEGLFRQIGIYSAVGQLYTPQDAEQLMSYREDKKGQMLEEGINEAGAMCSWTAAATAYANHGIAMVPFFIYYSMFGFQRIGDFIWAAADMQARGFLMGATAGRTTLAGEGLQHQDGHSLLHATTVPNCRSYDPTFAYELVVIIHDGLRRMYVDGENVFYYIACMNENYPMPAMPPGVEQGIVRGMYLYSIGGRGRVRVNLLGSGSILRECIAAAEILERDFGVPADVFSVPSFSELTREARDCDRHNLLHPDGARRQSYVAQILGDREGPFIAATDYVAAVPEQIRKWVPGAYLTLGTDGFGRSDTRAALRRHFEVDRNFIAYAALSALAEEGKVDQSTVLQAVRALEIDPTKRDPRLA comes from the coding sequence ATGAGCAATAGTACCGAGCCGGACGATCTCGATCCGGTAGAAACCGAAGAGTGGATCGAATCCATCGATTCCGTGCTCAAGGCGCATGGTCCCGCTCGTGCGCATTTTCTGCTCGAGCGTCTCATCGACCACGCACGGCGCTCGGGCACCTATCTGCCTTTCAAACCCAATACGGCCTACCTCAACACAGTCGCGGTCGGACAAGAGCCGGATTACCCCGGCAATCGCGCACTCGAGCGCAGGCTCGAAGCCTATCTGCGCTGGAACGCGATGGCCATGGTCGTGCAGGCCAACCGTATCTCCTCGGAATACGGCGGGCACATTTCCACTTATGCCTCGGCGGCGACGTTGTACGAAGTGGGTTTCAACCATTTCTGGCGTGCGCCGAGTGCAAACCACCCGGGCGACATGATCTTCATCCAGGGCCATGCCGCTCCCGGAATCTATTCACGCGCTTATCTGGAAGGCCGATTGACCGAGGAGCAGCTGCGCCACTTCCGGCAGGAAGTCGATGGCGAGGGACTGTCTTCGTATCCGCACCCCTGGTTGATGCCGGGGTTCTGGCAATTTCCAACCGTCTCGATGGGCCTCGGTCCCATGATGGCGATTTTCCAGGCCCGATTTCAGCGTTATCTCGAAAATCGCGGGCTCGTGCCGGCCTCGAATCGGCGCGTCTGGGCATTCCTCGGCGATGGCGAAATGGACGAACCCGAATCCATGGGTGCGTTGACGATGCCGGTGCGCGAGCAGCTCGACAACCTCATCTTCGTCATCAACTGCAACCTGCAGCGTCTCGACGGGCCGGTACGCGGCAATGGCAAGATCATCCAGGAGCTGGAAGCCGCATTTCTGGGTGCAGGCTGGAATGTGGTCAAGGTGCTATGGGGCTCGCGCTGGGACCCATTGCTCGCGCGCGACCACCAGGGACTGCTGCGCCGGGTGATGGAAGACTGCGTCGACGGCGAATACCAGAATTTCAAGGCCAAGGGCGGGGCATACACTCGCGAACATTTCTTTGGCAAGTACCCCGAGCTCAAAGCCATGGTCGCCAACATGTCCGATGACGAGATCTGGCGACTCAATCGTGGCGGCCATGATGCGCGCAAGGTCTTCGCCGCCTATAGCGCTGCGGTCAATCATCGTGGCCGACCGACGGTCATACTCGCCAAGACGGTCAAGGGGTTCGGACTCGGCAAGGCGGGTGAAGGCCAGATGGTCACCCATCAGCAGAAGAAGCTGTCGGACGAGGACCTGCGGGCGTTTCGCGACCGATTCAACATTCCGGTGTCCGATGAGGACCTGACGCGCCTGCCGTTCTGCCGACCGGAGACCGGGAGCCCCGAGCTCATCTATCTGCAGGGGCGACGCAAGGCGCTGGGCGGATTCCTGCCGTCGCGGCTGTCGACCGTTGCGCCGCTCACGGTGCCCGGTATCGAGGTATTCAAGGCCTTGCTCGAGGGAACGGGCGAGCGCGAGATCTCCACCACCATGGCCTTCGTGCGCCTGCTGACGACGCTCCTCAAGGACAAGAACATTGGCAGCCACATCGTGCCGATCGTGCCCGATGAGGCACGCACCTTCGGCATGGAAGGCCTGTTTCGGCAGATCGGGATCTATTCGGCGGTGGGTCAGTTGTATACGCCGCAGGATGCCGAACAGCTCATGTCCTACCGCGAGGACAAGAAAGGCCAGATGCTCGAAGAGGGCATCAACGAGGCCGGCGCCATGTGTTCGTGGACGGCGGCTGCAACGGCATACGCCAATCACGGCATCGCGATGGTGCCCTTCTTCATTTACTACTCGATGTTCGGCTTCCAGCGCATTGGTGATTTCATCTGGGCGGCGGCCGATATGCAGGCGAGGGGATTTCTGATGGGTGCGACGGCGGGTCGCACCACGCTCGCCGGCGAGGGCCTGCAGCACCAGGATGGCCACAGCCTTCTGCATGCGACTACCGTGCCCAATTGCCGCTCCTATGACCCGACGTTTGCCTATGAGCTGGTCGTCATCATCCACGACGGTTTGCGGCGCATGTACGTCGACGGAGAGAACGTCTTCTACTACATCGCGTGCATGAACGAGAACTACCCGATGCCTGCCATGCCCCCGGGAGTCGAGCAGGGGATCGTCCGCGGCATGTATCTGTATTCGATTGGCGGTCGCGGTCGGGTGAGGGTGAACCTGCTCGGCTCCGGAAGCATATTGCGCGAATGCATTGCCGCGGCCGAGATCCTCGAGAGGGATTTCGGCGTGCCGGCGGATGTTTTCTCGGTACCGAGCTTCTCGGAACTCACGCGCGAGGCGCGCGACTGCGATCGTCACAACCTGCTGCATCCGGACGGTGCACGGCGGCAGTCCTATGTTGCGCAGATTCTTGGCGATCGCGAGGGACCGTTCATCGCGGCCACGGACTATGTCGCCGCGGTTCCCGAGCAGATTCGAAAATGGGTACCTGGCGCGTATCTGACTTTGGGAACGGACGGCTTCGGCCGCTCGGATACTCGCGCCGCACTCCGTCGTCACTTCGAAGTGGATCGCAACTTCATTGCGTATGCGGCACTCAGCGCATTGGCGGAGGAAGGCAAAGTCGACCAATCGACCGTGCTGCAGGCCGTGCGCGCGCTCGAAATCGATCCGACCAAGCGTGACCCGCGGCTTGCCTGA
- a CDS encoding 2-oxo acid dehydrogenase subunit E2, with the protein MNSSVEIRVPDLGNFTDVEVIEVLVTVGASVQVDQSLLTLETEKATMDVPSSAAGTVTEVLVGVGSKVNSGDIIARLGGATATPTATQVSPPEGRPAPAPPPVAAPEAPSQAPAKPAPPPPQGSAAASGSQARPSVDSSPPPFPTAHASPSVRKFARELGVDLSTVHGSGAKGRITHEDVKGHVKAQLAGRSSAPQSALPALPQVDFGAFGEVEIKPLNRVQKISGPRLQAAWVNIPHVTQFDQADITDLEALRAELKDKAAARGFKLTPLAFIMRACIKALQKFPKFNSSLDGAGNLVFKKYLHLGFAADTELGLLVPVIHDADRKDIYELAGALAELSAAAREGKLKAAQMQGGCFTISSLGGIGGTAFTPIINPPEVAILGVSRAERKPVWVDDRFAARLMLPLSLSYDHRVVDGADAARFTSYLAELLSRPRQLVEAVP; encoded by the coding sequence ATGAATAGCAGCGTCGAAATTCGCGTGCCCGACCTTGGCAATTTCACGGATGTCGAAGTGATCGAGGTGCTGGTAACGGTCGGGGCCTCCGTGCAGGTCGATCAATCGCTGCTGACGCTGGAGACCGAGAAGGCGACCATGGACGTGCCGTCGAGTGCGGCGGGCACCGTGACGGAAGTTCTGGTCGGAGTCGGCAGCAAGGTCAATAGTGGCGACATCATCGCGCGTCTAGGCGGTGCAACGGCCACGCCGACTGCTACGCAGGTCTCGCCACCGGAAGGGCGGCCCGCACCAGCGCCGCCACCCGTCGCGGCCCCTGAGGCACCGTCACAGGCGCCGGCAAAGCCGGCGCCGCCACCGCCACAGGGCAGTGCTGCGGCGTCCGGATCGCAAGCGCGGCCATCGGTCGACTCGAGCCCGCCGCCCTTCCCAACGGCGCATGCCAGTCCGTCCGTGCGCAAGTTCGCCCGGGAGCTGGGCGTCGATTTATCTACAGTTCACGGCAGCGGGGCCAAGGGCCGCATTACGCACGAGGATGTCAAGGGCCATGTCAAGGCGCAGCTTGCGGGCCGGTCCAGTGCACCGCAATCGGCGCTGCCGGCACTCCCTCAGGTCGACTTCGGTGCTTTCGGCGAAGTCGAGATCAAACCGCTCAACCGTGTGCAGAAGATTTCGGGGCCGCGGCTGCAGGCGGCATGGGTCAATATCCCGCACGTCACCCAATTCGACCAGGCCGACATCACCGACTTGGAAGCCCTGCGCGCGGAGTTGAAGGACAAGGCAGCAGCGCGGGGATTCAAGCTGACGCCGCTCGCGTTCATCATGCGCGCCTGCATCAAGGCGTTGCAGAAATTCCCCAAATTCAACAGCTCCCTCGATGGCGCTGGCAATCTGGTCTTCAAGAAATACCTGCACCTCGGCTTCGCAGCGGATACGGAGCTCGGGCTGCTCGTCCCGGTCATCCATGACGCGGATCGCAAGGATATCTATGAATTGGCCGGCGCGCTTGCCGAGCTGTCGGCGGCTGCACGCGAGGGCAAGCTCAAGGCCGCACAAATGCAGGGTGGCTGCTTCACGATTTCCAGCCTCGGCGGGATAGGCGGGACCGCATTCACGCCCATCATCAACCCGCCGGAGGTTGCCATCCTCGGCGTATCGCGTGCCGAGCGCAAACCCGTCTGGGTCGACGACCGATTTGCTGCGCGGCTCATGTTGCCCCTTTCGCTGTCCTATGATCACAGGGTAGTCGACGGCGCCGATGCCGCTCGATTTACCAGTTACCTGGCGGAGCTGTTGTCCCGTCCGCGTCAGCTGGTCGAGGCCGTGCCTTGA